The window AGCTTAAATCTGATGTTGGCCATGTGCTTTTGTAAAAACTTCTATGCGTGTAAAAGAATTCTGGAGgtaataataaaaaggaaatgtGTGAGTTGGAGCTCGTAGCTTGTTAATCTGCAGGTGTCACAGAGCCTCCTGggatatttttgtatttttatgctGTTAGAAAATGGGACCTCAATCATAAATCTGGCAgtgacttttttatttcttctttttcaatcAGATCTTTCAGTGGACGCTGAACCACCGGATACCAAGTCAAGGTATTTTTCACATTCTTCACTGGTTTGGACTTTGGGGAGAAATAATGAGCAGGGAGATCGTCTTCATATAAAGGACatcctgtggaaaaaaaatcctgttttgaAATATTATAATGTTGTTTTCAGGTTGCCTACCAGTGCAAAGAAAACGTGACTGAAATATCAATTTGCAGTAATTGTCGAGGCACTGTGGCGATTGTTGCTCTGCAGCTTGCAGAGGTGGTTAGGAGCACCGCGATGAAGCATGTTTACCATTGCTTTTTTCCCTGCAGGCTGGCCGAGGAAGACAGATAAATGGCCCGGGGAAAAATGGAAGACTGAGGGAGGACACAGGAACgcgggtggagggtggagcgtGCAGAGCGACGCTGGCGGCCGGGTCGCTGCACGCTGGAGATTACGTGTCTTTCACAGTGACATGTTCATGAATGAAGAAATAatgagagggggggaggggctgcgGTCTGGAACACACTCTGCATAGCATACGACTGTCCGCTTTACGAGCGGTCAACTTTATGTTCCCATGTTTATGAACGTGCCTATTTCAGCGATTCTCTTTATTAAAGCAACAAATAGGTGTTGATCTAAATTCCACCGCAAGCATCTACCCACCAACCCATGTCAAATAATCCCCTTTCTTCTGCCAATTTTTCCCTGTTTCTGGATTGGTCTAACAGAGATAATCTGGGATTACAGCGAGCAGTCAGGGCCGGTGCGCTCCTCATTCATTTAGATGGAGCAGGCATGTTCGACACCCACAGGTCATCCGCTGTGCGCCTCAACACATCCCGTCACAGATCGTCTCAGCGCATTCAGGCTGGTTGCGTGAGAAACGGCACGAGAATAAATGCAACTGGCCCAGTAGAACACTTacaccgaccgaccgaccgaccgacacGGTAGTTTTGTCAACATTCAGGTGAAGACTGttcctctgacagcagacaggcAGATGCAGAACCTtggaggttctccaggcccAGAACTGCATACTTTATGACGTGGTTAGTAGAGAACCTGGCAACGCAGTCATGTGCCGTCAGTGTGAAGAGTAGCAGAGTCAATATTCAGCTGGAGGAGGGCCGGGACTCAGGGTGAAGACAAAGGAGGTGTGCGGATTGGGGCCCGTCTGAGAAGAAGTCCAGGATTCAGTTGCACAAGTTGAACGTTCTCCTTCAGATGGTTAAAGCTCAGGGGGAGCGCAGATCATCTTCCATCCTCTGCAGAGTTTAGAACAACCAAGACCAGATCCTGAGGGACTTCAAGATTCAGACTGACTGGTGAAGGACGATCAGCCTgacagagtggaggaggagaaccgtGAGAACAGAGCAGGAGTGATGGATGCAGCAATCCCCAGTGACAGAACATCAGAACGAAGGAACAGGAACCGCCGGAGAAATCCCAAGGGCTGAAAGATcagctggagaagatgtggcgctgtgaaggcagcagtggtgccagtagtgatgggggcactgggggcaggaacccccaagGTGGATGCATGGTTCCAGGAAATACAAggactgttatttatttgcatgtgtatgatctgtgtgctgctggacactggaatttctcccttgggagattaataaagtttttatctatctatctatctatcaacaTCTGAGACGAGCACAgaacagctgagatcctgcagaaccctccagctcccagctAGAAGAAAATACCCCCCAGGAAGGGTGAGAACAGCTTTTCACATACTGTATATGTGCTTTTAAGTCACAGCATCTTTCACAAAATCCCATGCAAATGAACCGAGCAGTGTTTAAAAATTCTGTGGCAGATAACCATCCAAAAGGACTTTTAACTTGTTCTTGGAGTAAAACTAACCTTCAGAATTTCACCTCATTAAAGATGAGCTGCACGGTGGCTCATTTCCTCCCACACACCTAAATTATGCATGTCGGCTGTTGACCATAAACTGTACATGGGGAATAAatgtaaggtgtgtgtgtgtgtgtgtgtgtgtgtgtgtgtgtgtgtgtgtgtgtgtgtgtgtgtgtgtgtgtgtgtgtgtgtgtgagagagagagagagagagagagagagaggatgtatCCTGCATACACTCTAATTTAGTTCAAATAATGTTTGAACCCAAAAGCAGACTGAACTCAAAGTCCAGTTCAAAAGAGTTTATTgagtaaaaaaaaccaaaccaaaacaaaaacacccccaaaaaaaactcagcaggaagaggaatCCAAAACATACCGGTAATCCAAAAACAgattcaaaaacacagaaatcggCTCAAGGAAACAGGAGGACTGTGGGATGTCTTGACTTAAAGGAACAAAGGTGATGTGGTGATGGAGACATGAGGGGAgggacaggggaggacaggtGGAATGAACTGACACGATGAGACGCACAGATGGGGCGTCGAGTCGATAGAAAGAACAAGTGCAGCGATGCAACACGACAGGTGAGAATCAGAATAAAACAGGAGATTTACGGAAACACAAAGCTGGACCTGAAATTTAGCAGGGATTTCCACAAGTACAGCATCCAATCCTGTGATCATATCTGCCTGGCTCCTTTCACTACATGGAACTGGAGATgtgagatgttttatttttttttttaatttcactgtcattttGCGACCTCTCCCGTGTTTCTCCTGTTCTGTACAGTACATCCCCTGTAATCCTTCATTCAGTACACAACACTGTTGACTCAcccaatataaacattttcctcacagtgttaTCGACCTGCAATTTCATTCCTGGATGAATGTTTGTCTGGTGATGTGCAGAACAAAACTTCCAGTCAGTTCAAGGAATTCACAGCAAAGAGGACCAGAGTTGGAGATATGGCCTTTGCAGGTTGTTCCCTGGTGCCTTGTTACGGTAATGGAAGCGTCTGATCCTGCAGTCCGGCCTTCTCATTAGGTCTTTACGGCATTAGTTCACCACTCACTGTCAGTCATGAAGATAATTATGTTGGAACCAATCAATGTGATCCTTCACATTAACTGGAATGAAAGAGTTGCTTCCATTTTAATTTTAGCACCTCGTGCATTAATGTGATGGTGGAAATATCCATTGGGTTGTAATTAATGCATGGTCTGCTGTTGTTGAATATAAATGTCATTTAGCCTGCTGGGCGAGTCTTAGCCAAAGAGTAAAGGGAGATAAACCAACCACAGTCTGGTTGGCCATGGTTTGGTAGGCATTGGTTGAGGAAAGTTGATTTTGAAAAGAATGCACCTCTATTTCATATTATTAATGTACCAGCAGTCGACAGCTACTCTGCACTGTTCATAATATTTGCCCAttcacactcatacacactccTACAACAAACCATTAAAGCTTCCGTGCAAGGTTATTGTCCTCCAATGGGAGCAGCTTGGAAAGTAAAGTGAGAGACTGATCTGTTCAACCGTGAAGCTGCATCAAGCTGTCCTGTATCAAGCTAAATCAGTGCCTCAGGTCGCCTGTAATTGTTGGTCAGATCTATAGACTTAAAACTCACATATGTAGCCAAATAGATGATTTCAAAGCAAACGTGTGTGTTTCAAAGCAACCAGCAAACACATGTCCTGTGCATGGGTCAAAATGAAGGACTCTCTGATTTGTCAGCTCCCATAATCTCCTTGCAAATTGAATATCTTCAATTTGCTCCGGACtctcatgaaaaataaatgtctaaTGAAGGGGATATTGGATATGGCAGTAAATTGCTATCGGCCTGCACCGAACCTATTTTAGAATAAAATTGAGTGAAACCAAATGAATCCTCCTGAGCCCAAATCCTAAAATGGACCTTTAAAGTCTATTCAAATGATGGGAACATGGAATGGaattcattaaaatattgtAGATGCAAGTAAGAACATGTCAGTCCTTTTCTGATAATGATTCCAGCTTCTCCTTCATCAGGCGAAGCCTGaagaaaataatcttttttttatcattccaATTACCACAACACTGTCAGGCTGTGCATAGTGCCATCTGACAAtttatgctgctgctggtgacaAACTGATTACACTACAGCTTTAACCAAAGGTCAGTTGAAAGGAAAAATACACTGatgctatttttattttcactgtaaCACACATCAGGGTGTTATAAAACATCTCTGTTTTTCAGAAACAGTAACTGtatgaaataaaatatcaaGTTCCATAGGTCTTGTCTAATCTAATCttaggaaatgaaaaacaaaaagctgtatATATCAACCAACAACATTCAAACCCAAACATTTCCTGCTCTCAGGTTTTACAATTAAGCCTACAGATCataaaaaaagtagaaaaataggTGTCATTTCAAAAATTAGACATACGTACATTTCAGGTTATGTTTCTGTGACATAAATCATGAGGAAGACTGTTGACTTGACAGCTCTTTCTATCAAGTAGGGTAAAGTGTAGCAGGGCCAGGAGGCAATTCAAATTACGCCAGCAGGGTCTCACATGGGCTGAGGAAATGAAGAACTGGATCATGGCTCAGTGGATCTCATGTCAGATTAAGTCAATATTGCATTTCATTCAATTTAACCCCATTTGGAAGGAAGAGCAGAGTCACTGAGTCCGAGGTGCTGAGTCCAGGGGGTACCGTGCCATCTGCTCCTCTTATTTCTCTTTGTTCTATCACAGCTTAAACCAACACAATTGTCCATCAGAGGATTTTGGGGGTCTCTGTAAGCTTTATGGAAATACTAATTTTCTTTTCCAACCTGTGCACACTGCAGAATCGAAGCAGAACTGCTTTCTGGTCATGGTGTTGAAGCCTTTGGAGAATCTATGGAGCAAAACCAAGAGTGAAATGAGAGACGCCATGTAGCCACATTTCAACATTAGCATCATATGGAAAGAACGTAAAACCTAAAGAATTCTGATTTGCATATTTTTTACCTATATTGATCTCATATTACTCTACATATTCAAGAAGAGCTGCTTTCTGGTAATGATGACAAGGGATTCGAAGTCTTCGGTGAGAATTCCAGGCATCATGGTGGAAACCAGGCACCGCTCATCGCCAGACCAATGCCATCTCTACAGCGAAGCACGGgggtggcagcatcatggttTGGGGATGTATTTTAATCAGCAGGAACTGGGAGACTCGTCAGGATAGAGTGAAATATAAATACAGAAATGCAGAGGCATCCTGGATGAAGCAGGACAGCGACTCTCCACACCGCCAACATTTGAAAGAAGTGGCTTCAGGACAACTTTGTGAACGACCTCGAGTCAGAGCTCAGATCTGAACATCTTTGAACATCCGTATAATTTCCAATCTTACTTTTCTGGCAAAAATCCTAGAATGTATGACGGCTGCCCACCACCTCCTTCTTGGAAATATCTTCCATAAACATGGTCTCCATTTCCCCTGTACGCCGATAACACACAGGTCTACATTTCAACCAAACACTTCAGTCCAGAaacctgctccacctggaccagctgcctcagccaaacaaaaacataactTTCTACAACTGGACTTCAACAAATCAGACCTAATAGTCATTGGTTCGATATCCCTCACAAAAAACACTGACGACTTCATCCCGACAGCTCCCTCCTGTCCCCACCACCTCACAGCCGTAATCTAGGAATCACTCACCTCTCCAGCTACATGTCAACAAGATCACCCAGACTGCCTTCTCTCACCTCCAAAACATCGTCCGCCTCCACACTCACTCTCCttccctgctgctgagaaccctCATCCACACATTGATCCTGATCTGACAGTTGCTACAGCATTCTCCGTGGTTCATCTTCAAAAGTCcttcaaaataataaaactgataatgaatataataatgatgatgataatgatgataatataATCTCTCTGCGCTCATTTGAGTGTTTCCACAAGGAGAAGGAAGGTCATGAGTGATGAGGGTGTTTTCACctgacagatgtgtgttttggagCATGTGGAGCATCTTTCATAACCGCCATGCTGGGCTGAGCGCTACAGCGAAACCCCAGAGCTCCTGGCAGGCAGTGGCTTTATTCCTGGAAAGAGAATGAACACATTGACTCATCAGTGTTTCCTAGGCCTCTATCCAGAGCATTAACATTTCAATGCAGTGTTAGCTAATGTGAATGACCTGCAGCACAAAATACAAATGGCTTTTTTACTCTCAACTCATGCAGCTCAAAGCCACAGTAGGGTGATGGTTAACATGCAAGTTACATATTGCTAATATTCCATCTCAGTGCTCAAGAGGCAGCCATTTGGGAGCAATATGTGGCTTTGGATggtatttttaaataaaacaaagcaagcattatataaatatatagaaatataGAATTTGTCATAAAGGTACAGTCAGAGAATCTACTTTAAACCGTGCACCACATGCTGCTTTCATACTGCGGAATTCACTTCACCAAATCCAACGCAGGAGTCAGTCAGTTCATTCAAACCATGCCTGTGTGGGTCTGCGTTTGACACTTTAATGTAACGTATCAGTGCAGATACGTGCTGATTGATGGGCTGCACTTGTACTGGTGTCAACTTCAGACCCACACAGCCCTGAAAAGAGGCCTAATTAGCCGCCGTGATGGAAATATATGCCGTGGGCGTGGAAAAAATACTTCTTTCAAACTGTTCATTAGATTGTCACAGTACATTTATTTAGGATAAACACAGCAGACCTGAAAGCCTCTAGACTTGTGTTTTCTGAAGGTGCAGACTAGTAAGAAACATGTTTGTCTGTTATAAACTCACAAGCTGCCATGATTCATATGAACATAAAAACTGAATGTCACCATGGCCACAAATAAAGGTACAGTTTTATTGAAGTATTGACACCAAAAGGTAAATGCTAATGTCaaattttgttttgctgttaaaaACCTGAGGTTCATGGGTTCATGGGTCCTGTCCCCATCCTTCACTGGGGGCAGATCCAGAGAACTGTTAGGGAGGTGGACCAGGAGGCATCAGACCGGAAGTGACTTTGAagttagaaaataataaaaggtgACATCTCGCTTCAGTGGAAATTAACTTTCAATTGTTTACTTTGTATTCCTTCCAATATGGTTTTAACAatttcttcctctttgtgtAGAAAACCTGTTTAATCTGTCCACAGGTCGGATATCTCCTCTTGGTTGCATTATTCCCCTCAGTATCTGCTAAAGCAGTGTGGTTATACTGTATTCACCAGAATCCTGACGGGCTTCAGTGGACAAGAAACAACAGCACTGATGAGCACGTAGCACGACATTTAGAAGAGTTTTCAAAGGGAAAAGTCAGCAGAAATGTCTTCAAAGTGAAatcctcttcttcctgtgatTTGCAGGTTTAATACTCACAGTAATATAATCAAGCTGATTGGGTCTGCTGGGCTGCTTCCTTCGGCTGAGAATCTGTAGTTGTTAGTCAGAATATATAGCCTGTGTGGCGAGAATTATTCCTGGCATTAGCAGGAAGAGCAAACTGGCCCCGGGTTCACTGAGTCGTGTGAGTAAATGCAAGACTCTGCTCTTTCTACCAGAATTGAAATTAATCACTCCAGTACAGCGAAGGATAAATTGTGGAGCAGTAACCTTCACTAATTTCAACACACTCTTTTATTAATTAATGAGGGGAAGATCTCATTCTCCATGTATTCTAAATTCGACATCTCTTTAAAAGGCAGGGCGAGTGCAGTAAagcgacgtgtgtgtgtgtgtgtgtgtgtgtgtgtgtgtgtgtgtgtgtgtgtgtgtgtgtgtgtgtgtgtgtgtgtgtgtgtgtgtgtgtgttctcgtatttctatccttgttggggccaaatgtccccacaaggatagcaaaacgtggaacgacgtgccttgtggggacctttttccggtcctaagtaggagaaacagtgttttcttgaccatgttgttgttactgaaaaaagtaaaagtgcaaaaacatttctttagggttaggctttgttgtggtgtgggttagggttagggtaagggtcagggttaggggctagacatgaatgggagtcaatggacggtccccacaaggatagaaatacaagactgcgcgcgcgtgtgtgtgtgtgtgtgtgtgtgtgtgtggttggaagaaaaaaacagatcgAGCGTGtatggggagagagagagagagagagagagagagagagagagagagagagagggagagagggagagagagagggggggtttCTTCAGATTGAAACTTTTGCGCCTCCTCCACTCCGCGCCTCCCcgcatgaagaggaggaggaaacccgCTCCAGCACCGCAGACACCGGgaccctcttctcctcctccttcttcttcatctAATCCCAGAGATCTCGCGTGCtcgtccctcctccagcctcctcttcctcctctctgcagaatGAGCGCTGAGTGCAGCGGCTACCGCAGCGCGAGCGGCGTCCTCGTGGACGCCTTTTCCTGCCCCAAACCGGGAGGCGCGCCGGTCGCGGTCTACTGCTGCGGGTTTAACGACGCCAAGTACTGCTGCGACGACCCCAACAGCTTTTTCCCCTATGAGTATGGATATATGTGGTGGCTGAGGTAACGGCTGcttcttttactgtttttccCCTTTTGCATTACTGTTACTCCCAACATATTTACtagttttattagtttttttgttcactttctCAATTAAGATGTGTTTGCTTATGGTTAATTCTGTTATTCTTATTAAGAATGAATAActtctttctgtatttctttatAATAAATATCTGGAATGATTCCTTCTTCTGTCAGTGTCTTTGCCTGCATGCTCCTCACTGTCCAGGTAATTCCccttctctcctgcagcatTGGAGCTCTGGTCGGCCTGTCCATTGCGGCGGTCGTCCTCCTTGCCTTCCTCATCAcggtgtgtgtcctctgctacCTCTTCATCTCCACCAAACCCAGTCGTCTTGACAACGGCCTGCCGCTCAGAGCTCcaggttagtgtgtgtgtaccaCCGTGAGCGTCTTCTCTGGAGACCTGAGGGTGTTTCTGCAGGTACTCTGAGGTTTGGTCCTCCACCTGCTCAACCTGTTTGGCACATTTATTCCACAGATGCTCAATTAGTTAAAGGTCAGTAGAATTCAAAGGGCAAAGCAACACATTCAGCTGTGGAGCTCAGTCTTGtgtttagatgctgaaaaaggaCGCTGCCAACAAGAAACACTGCTGTCATGTAGATGGTCCGCTGCCAGGAAGGTGGAACGTGTCAAAGCGGCATCAGCATGAATGACATCTTTCCCAGCAGATAATTATCTTaagtagggctgggcgatatggcaaaaaaaaatgatcacgattttttttttcatatcattcaatctcgattaaaatcacgatatgctatattgtttttaaaccagttttaaagcatctgcactgaaaactagaactatagaatagtttaacattttattaacaaaccaagcaaatagcaatgcaaattaaataatataaacatagaaaaatataagaacaatctcccttaacagtgcagtaaatggggaaaaaaaatctagcaccatgacaataaaatcctgcgatgcaccgttttttcagtaaaagagaagaactgaacgatcgttagttaaagtgtgacagtttacagccctgaggatttttgttgctataaaagattaaaaaaactaaagaaaccgcctggggataatgaaggtgctttagaatgtaaacattattttcaagttatgatgctcaatatgctgctgccatcattaatgcttgcatcaaatgtacaaaatttcaaataatctagattggacagattagatttaaaatgtaacggtgcaaaactacaataatataaaaaaaaatagacaaaattaatcatttttctcctcttacaatgttgctcgtatggtgcagtggcctgaaaagacagcactggcttcgtttacgtgcagtcaatattcatgttaagataaatattctggtttctgaaacatttggaataactccagggagatcctcattcagaccacagccacaggcgacgccatgactgcaattgcccttcatgccactaggtgggctgtttgcatgttcaaccttagacaccacagaagaagaccggcgctgcagccgctgcaggctctctctgcatgttgttagcagcaagacgtggtgatatgttcaatgatgcgatgcaccgtcattttcagtaaaagagaactgaacgatcgttagttaaactgtatcacaagtagttcctggactcaaaagaccagattctttgcggatcggtgtgttagcagcggtgtgctagcagcggtgcgggtggagcagcctgtcctgtcagcagcagcctcatcttcagaggataacgccaatacatggctgacttcatctgcttcgctgctccacgttcagctccatctctgtttacttctcagacaacttgcaggcggaagtggagcaggaaaaagtcgactgtgtcacgcacatttctgccatgtctgatcgagtaaatgtgctcacagctgatcaccgtgatcgactggaaattaatcacgatcaccaatcacgatcatataatcgcccaggcctaatCTTAAGTATCACACTGCCTGGCTAGCCTCCCTCCATAAGTGCATATAAGTAGTttacacttacacacacacacacacacacacacacacacacacacacacacacacacacacacacacacacacacacacacacacagccatccTGTGGTCTAATTCACTGCTTTCATCCTGTGGACCACTTTCGATATTGACTACATCAAAGTGGGTGTAGTTTGAAGAGGATAtcattatggagcatcttcctatTCAGGAATCCAGCATGGCCATTATTGTTGTGTGTGAAAACGCTTCCATTAGCCACACTGCGCCTGTATTGCAGCCACTCGAAAGCCTTTTCAGGATGAATGATGGCGACAGAAGTAATGAACGTTTGGTCTTTTGCCTTCCTGTCAGGAGGAGACTCCAGCGAGGGACCCAGCCATGTGACGGTGACGTGCACATCTGGTCCCCAGGGGTTCAGAAAACACTTCATGAGCAGGAAGTTGGACTGTGATAACCAGCCGTCAGACCCGGAGCGTGTTTTCCAGAGGTGTTTCACTGCTACGGTCACGGGTGTGAAGGTGGACAGCCCGTCATTAGGCCACTGAAAAGCTTCTCCATCAAAGGAAATTACCAGCAATCCTCCAGCCTGGAGGGATGAATGGACCTGGACGACCCTGCGCTGCTCTTCGATGACTCTTGGCGGTGGAGATAAAGAGTAATTGACAGTGTTGAATGCAATGAAGCTTCAGTAATTAATGAGGAATATGAAAAAATACCAATCaccaagaggaaaaaaagtccTGCAGACCATCTTGAAAAGACACAAATT of the Salarias fasciatus chromosome 18, fSalaFa1.1, whole genome shotgun sequence genome contains:
- the LOC115405533 gene encoding protein shisa-like-2A, yielding MSAECSGYRSASGVLVDAFSCPKPGGAPVAVYCCGFNDAKYCCDDPNSFFPYEYGYMWWLSIGALVGLSIAAVVLLAFLITVCVLCYLFISTKPSRLDNGLPLRAPGGDSSEGPSHVTVTCTSGPQGFRKHFMSRKLDCDNQPSDPERVFQRCFTATVTGVKVDSPSLGH